One window from the genome of Crassostrea angulata isolate pt1a10 chromosome 2, ASM2561291v2, whole genome shotgun sequence encodes:
- the LOC128170899 gene encoding collagen alpha-2(VIII) chain-like, producing MFLAIVILSLSIQWGQCDKVSPKPGLKIFREDYKSVEETCFAVGFVRKNCRNETNTDDRFYAFDARVGTSIKNLGVNGRVVFNTVVSNHGLGYNASSGIFTAYRSGIYVFDWTILPWQGSNAHTAITLNDKFQSWSYCDSGKSGILQSCSKMAVLKLQRGDKVWIAVFRGQAVIHSTFSSFSGYKL from the exons ATGTTTTTGGCTATCGTTATCCTCTCACTCTCAATACAATGGGGACAATGTGATAAAGTTTCACCCAAACCAGGCTTGAAAATTTTCAGAGAGGATTATAAAAGCGTTGAGGAGACTTGCTTTGCCGTTGGATTCGTGAGAAAAAATTGTAGAAATGAAACGAACACTG atGATCGGTTTTATGCCTTTGATGCGCGAGTGGGAACATCAATTAAAAATCTTGGTGTAAACGGACGAGTTGTATTTAATACAGTTGTTTCAAACCATGGATTAGGATATAACGCGTCTTCCGGAATCTTCACAGCCTATAGAAGTGGAATATACGTGTTCGACTGGACAATTCTTCCATGGCAAGGATCAAATGCACACACTGCAATCACTTTGAACGACAAGTTTCAGTCATGGAGTTACTGCGATTCTGGAAAATCCGGTATTTTGCAATCGTGTAGCAAAATGGCGGTACTAAAGCTACAACGTGGGGATAAAGTCTGGATTGCAGTTTTCAGAGGACAAGCTGTCATTCACTCAACTTTCTCGTCTTTTTCTGGCTATaaactgtaa
- the LOC128174028 gene encoding cerebellin-3-like codes for MLLALAFLWLSVFWAQCEKVSPKPGLKLFREDYKSVQETCIAVGFVKNSCGNDTKIGISFDARLEKNIRNLATQGRVVFDTVNLNQGSGYDTSTGVFTVPSGGIYVFEWTVLAWEGLYALTALAVNDQFKSWSHCYSGKSNNWRSCSKMSVLKLHKRDKVGIAVYNGSADIYHQCTSFSGFKGEGNFNERLKLEKSYLLEADMM; via the exons ATGTTGTTGGCTCTAGCTTTCCTTTGGCTCTCAGTATTTTGGGCACAGTGTGAAAAAGTGTCACCGAAACCAGGCTTGAAACTTTTCCGAGAGGATTATAAAAGCGTTCAAGAAACTTGCATTGCTGTCGGATTTGTGAAAAACAGCTGTGGAAATGATACAAAGATAG GGATTTCCTTTGATGCTcgattggaaaaaaatataaggaACCTTGCAACCCAAGGCCGAGTTGTTTTTGATACTGTTAATCTAAACCAAGGATCGGGATATGACACATCTACTGGAGTCTTTACGGTCCCTAGCGGCGGAATCTACGTTTTTGAATGGACAGTTCTTGCATGGGAAGGCTTGTATGCCCTCACTGCACTCGCCGTTAATGACCAGTTCAAATCATGGAGTCACTGCTACTCTGGAAAGTCCAATAATTGGCGATCTTGTAGCAAAATGTCGGTACTGAAGCTACATAAAAGAGATAAAGTCGGGATTGCAGTTTATAATGGGTCAGCTGACATTTATCATCAATGTACGTCTTTTTCTGGctttaaaggggaaggaaa CTTTAATGAACGTTTGAAGTTGGAGAAATCGTATTTactggaggctgacatgatgtag
- the LOC128172911 gene encoding complement C1q-like protein 3 — protein sequence MLLALAFLWLSVFWAQCEKVSPKPGLKLFREDYKSVQETCIAVGFVKSCRNDTKIGIAFDARLGKQIRNLATKGRVVFDTVVLNQGSGYDASTGVFTVPSGGIYVFDWTVLAWQGLDAHTALAVNDQFKSWSHCSARKSNNWRSCSKMSILKLHKGNKVGIAVFSGSADIHYLYTSFSGFKL from the exons ATGTTGTTGGCTCTAGCTTTCCTTTGGCTCTCAGTATTTTGGGCACAGTGTGAAAAAGTGTCACCGAAACCAGGCTTGAAACTTTTCCGAGAGGATTATAAAAGCGTTCAAGAAACTTGCATTGCTGTCGGATTTGTGAAAAGCTGTAGAAATGATACAAAGATAG gtaTTGCCTTTGATGCTCGATTGGGAAAACAAATAAGGAACCTTGCAACCAAAGGCCGGGTTGTTTTTGATACAGTTGTTCTAAACCAAGGATCGGGATATGACGCATCTACTGGAGTCTTCACGGTCCCTAGTGGCGGAATCTACGTGTTCGACTGGACAGTTCTTGCATGGCAGGGCTTAGATGCCCACACTGCACTCGCCGTTAATGACCAGTTTAAATCATGGAGTCACTGTTCCGCGAGAAAGTCCAATAATTGGCGATCCTGTAGCAAAATGTCGATACTGAAGCTACATAAAGGAAATAAAGTCGGGATTGCAGTTTTTAGTGGATCAGCTGACATTCATTATCTTTACACGTCTTTTTCTGGCTTTAAACTGTAA